The region GACGTCTTCGTGTAGGGTCGTCCTGTGGAAGTGCCTTGTAGGCGATCTCAGAGCGGGATCCCGTAACAGCGAGCACCTCCTTTGCGCACTCAGCAATGGTCCATTCTGTGGGATTTCCGATATTGACCGGAAGATGCTCTTCCGACCGCGAAAGGCGCACGATACCGTCGATCAGGTCGGAGACATAGCAGAAACTCCGAGTCTGTGAGCCATCGCCATAGATCGTTAGAGGTTCGCCGCGTAATGCCTGAATCATGAAGTTCGAGATCACCCGTCCGTCGTTAGCCTGCAGACGAGGCCCATAGGTATTGAAGATACGGACAAGATGCGTATTGACGCCATGGTATCGATGGTAGGCCATGACAGCGGCTTCCGAGAATCGTTTGGCCTCGTCATAAACGGATCGCGGACCGATCGGGTTCACATTCCCCCAGTAGGTTTCAACCTGGGGATGGACTTCAGGATCCCCATAGCATTCTGACGTGGAGGCATGAAGATACCCGGCCCCGTACTTGCGGGCCAACTCAAGCGTGTTCAAAGTTCCTGCAGAGCCAACCTGCAGTGTCTCAATTCCCAGCCGGGTGTAGTCGACCGGGCTGGCAGGAGAGGCAAGATTAAAGACGTAATCTACTTTTCCGGGGTCGAAGCCAAGGCAGATGTCTTGCTCCATGAAGCGGAAGCGGGAGTCCGTCGAAAGATGTTCGAGATTGGCCATCTTGCCGGTGGCAAGATTATCTACACCGAGGACGGTATATCCCTCAGCCAGCAAAACGTCACATAAATGAGAACCAAGAAAACCAGCCGCG is a window of Edaphobacter sp. 12200R-103 DNA encoding:
- a CDS encoding UDP-glucuronic acid decarboxylase family protein is translated as MGSQTILVTGAAGFLGSHLCDVLLAEGYTVLGVDNLATGKMANLEHLSTDSRFRFMEQDICLGFDPGKVDYVFNLASPASPVDYTRLGIETLQVGSAGTLNTLELARKYGAGYLHASTSECYGDPEVHPQVETYWGNVNPIGPRSVYDEAKRFSEAAVMAYHRYHGVNTHLVRIFNTYGPRLQANDGRVISNFMIQALRGEPLTIYGDGSQTRSFCYVSDLIDGIVRLSRSEEHLPVNIGNPTEWTIAECAKEVLAVTGSRSEIAYKALPQDDPTRRRPDITRAQTLLGWEPKIQLREGLERSLEYFRLSVSVTA